In the genome of Caldisphaera lagunensis DSM 15908, the window CACCATGGCCATCACAAAAGATATCTGGTAAAAAATGCCCAATATGTGGAGAAAAAGCTCAAACAACTATGAGATATGCAAGACAATACTAAATAAAATGCTCAGAGGGCTCCTTGCCATCATTAACCTTTTAAGTTTCTGTGTCCACCACACTCTTCATCGCAATAATTAATAAATTGGTTTTAGTTTATAATTTATTCATAAGTTCTTGTTATTGATTTTTAAATAAGTTTTTAGATATAATGGTAATGCATTAACTATAATTTTATTTCATCGTCCTAAAATTTTTATTCTTTTATAATAATAAGTTAATAGGGGAATAACTTGAATAAAATAAATAATATGATAGGCATACTTCTTCCCTTTACATTATCTGCATTTTCTGTGTTTTCAATTTCTATGGTATTATTACAAATAACAAATTATTTTAAAGTTCCCTTATATATCATAAGTTTTACATTTCCATTAGATTTTATTGGTGGAGCAGTTGGAGGTGTAATATTAGGTAAATTCGCAGATAAGATTGGCAGAAAAATGACTACAATAATATCTATATTAATTTTTTCTATCTCTTTGATTTTGGCATCTTTTTCTAATTCTTTGATAGAATTATTTATTTGTTGGTTTTTTATAGGATTTGGAGTTAATGCAGAAAACGGAATTGCTTATGCATTAATTGTTGAGACTCTGGGATCTTATACTGGCTCATTTGGAGGTCTTGTACAAGGACTTTATTATATTGGTTTTGGACTAGACGTTTTAACATATAGGTTTATTGCATATTGGAGAACCTTGTTTTTGATTGTTGGTATTATAAGTCTTGCGATAGGCTTACCATCTTCCATTATAATAAAAGAAACTTTAAAAAGAACCCAAACAAAGCCCGTTGGTATAAGGAATCTCTTTAATATAGAATATAGATACAAAACGATACTTTTGTCATTAATAGTTATTGGTGCATTTCTATTAAGCGTTCCTTTATTAAGCATTGTTCCTAGTTTTATGGAAAAAATAAATATGACTAATTATATTGGTGTTCTTTCAATAGTTGGTTTCTTATCTTATTGGTTCTCAGGTTTTTTATCAGATAAAATAGGAAGAGCAAAGAATACATTAATATTTTCATCATTAGGTTTATTATCAGCAATTTTGCTAATTTTCTTTGGAATATCATCTTTATTAATAGTCGTGTTTTTGGCATTACTTTACATATCTTCAGGATTATTTTCATACGATGGAATATGGGTGAGTGAAAATTATCCTATAGAATTAAGAGCAACAGCATCGAACTTCGTTTTTATGTTTGGAAGACTTATTGGAGGATTTGCACCGGAAATCACGTCATTAATAGGTTCTCTAAATCTTTCGTATGGTTTAGGGATCGTCTCTGCTATATCTTCAGCCCTGATATTGATATCCTCTATAATTTTTACTAGATTTAAATAAAATCTCATCTATGACCAAATAAAATTTGTTTTATTTAATCAAGTAAAATTTTATGTGGATCTTTTATAACAATTTATAAGGAGTGAATTTAATGATTTATTCGGTGAAGATCTTGGGAGAAAAGGTATATACCGGATTTCCATGGGCAGCCTTTGTAGCATTATCATTGGGTATGATAGTCTTTGGCTTAGCTGAGAGCTACGGACCATTATCAGCATTAACTCAAGTAGTTCCTTCTAATTTAGCATGGTTGGCATTTACTTTGCCTTATATATTTGGAGGTATAGGAGCATTTATATCAGGCTATTTGGCAGATATTTTGGGTAGAAAGCTCGCATTCATTTTAGCATCAGGACTAGTGTTGCTAGGAATGATACTATATTTGCCTATATGGCTAAATGTTGTTACAGGTATTGCAAGAACTATAACTCTATTAATATCAATAGCAATCGTTGGAATGGCAGCTATCGGGTTAGAAAGTCCTGTATTAGCCATGATATCAGAAAGCGTTAGTTCACAACATAGAAGTAAATTACTTGTTCTTGGCCCAAACTTTGGTAATTTGGGAGTCGCATTAGCTTATGTACCATTGCTCATATTTGGTATAAATAACGCTAAGGCCTCTGCATATAACTATGAACTAGCTTTAATTCTTATGTATATTGCTCCAACAATAGGATTAATTTTAGCATGGTTAAAAGCTACTGAGACCTTACCTTGGAAAGCAATTAAAACGAAGAAAAATGTAGAAGAAGCATGGAAGGCTATAGATAAAAACTCTGAGGTTGTAAATCCTAATGCTGGTTTAGGCTTTAGACTACTTACTCTAATACTTATAGGGATTGTTCAAGATGTCGCCTTTGTCTATATTACATATGGAGCATCATATGCTTATTTCAGTAATATTGCTGAATATGTTCCATTGATTGGAGGTTTTACTATGACAATAGTTGGCATAATAACAGGATTATTTATAACATCAAAAGTTAGTAGAAAAGTTTTTGCTGTAATATCTTATTCTATGCTTGCAGTATTTTGGGTATTACTATGGGGTGTTGCAAGTATAACAAATTCTTCAATAGCTATATTATCTATGTTTACTTTATTAATGATTCCAGTAGAAACAACTTGGGCTACAAGGGCACTGTTAGAACCAGAATTGTTCCCAACAAATAGAAGAGGGATGCTTATTTCATTAGTAAGATTCGTAGTTTGGGTATCAGCAGGGATTATAGCAGGTTTATTGATATTAATACCATTATCCTTCACAATAGGAGCATTATCGATGTTCATTATAGCATTAGCAGGCGTAGGTGGAGCATTATTCTGGTATTATAAAGGGTTTGAAACTGGTAATAAGAATTTACTAGGATTAGATTTGCAAGAATCAATGCGTAAAATAGCTCCAGTCAAGGCTTCTGATCCAAAAGATGATTAATTTTTAATTTTTAAATATAAAGGTATATAATAGTTTTTTTGAATTGAAAACTTGGAGTTGAAAATGCTAAAAAATGATAATAAAGTTAATGGAAATCAAGGATTAGAGGAAAAATTTTGGAAAAATATAGTGTCTGAAATAGAGACGTATTCTGAAAAAGGATGTTATGAAAAAGTAAATACATTAATGAGTTTTTTCGTTTTAAAGAGATTGAGAATAATTGCGTCAGCATTGGCCAAAGGATCTAACATTATAATAGATGTAGGAAATGGTCCAGGCACCTCTACAAAATATATTAAAGGTATTTTGAACCCCAGCCATTTGATAGCCATGGATCCCTCTTTTGCTATGAATAAAATAACAAAAGACAATATAAAAAACATTAGCGTGATAAATGGAATGGCCGAAAATATACCAGTAAAAAGTTCTTCAATAGACGCTGTAATTGCAATGTTTTCATTTAGAGATGTAAGAAATTATGATTTAGCATTACGCGAGTTTTCTAGAGTGTTAAAAGAAAATGGGAAGCTAATAATTTTAGATCTCTATAAACCTGAAACTGTTATGGAAAAAATAATTTCGTTTTTCCAATTTAATATTTTAGCTGTTGTATTTGGGATCGTTATGGGATGTGGTAGAGATGCTTTATTATATCCTGACTTACATAAAACAATTTATTATATGTATAATTCAAAGGAAATTTTAAAGTCAGTTAATAAATATTTCAAAAAAGTATCATTTAAGAAAAAGCCTATTATAGTAGGAATTCTTTGGGCGAGTGATCCAAGAAAGGATAAAATTTAATTTATTTAATTTTTCAGTTGTTAAGAATGAATTAATTGTTACCAATAAATTAAAAAATTAAAATAAATTTCCAATGTATAGAATATTTAAATAATTACTATTTCTAAAACTAAAGTAGAGGGTAGAATGCATATTAATAAACTTTAACTAATATATGCAAATAATGGAAAAAGTGGTGCGCTGAAATTGGACAAAGAACAATCCTATGAGGATATCGACACTTCAATTTTAGAAAAATGGGAAAAGGTGAGAGAATATTTAGAACCAAAAATAGAAGATGCAGCAAAATCAATGGAAAACTTAGGAATAGATGGTATTGCTAGATATCTTACGATAGGAGGTAAGATGTTTAGAGGTTTCTTAACTGTACTTTTTGCAGAATCATTGGGCGCAAGTTTAGATTATGCTTCAGATGCTGCAGTTGCTATAGAAATGGTTCATGCAGCAAGTCTTGCAATAGATGATATAGTTGATAAAGATACTAATAGAAGGGGTAAATTATCAGGCTGGATTATATATGGTATTGGAAAAACGGCCTTAACTGCTTTGCTTTTAGTTCCTGTTGCACAAAGAGTGATAGAAAAATATGGATTTGATGCAATAAGATATAGTATAAAGTCATGGGAGGCAATGGTAAGGGGCGAAATTTTAGATGCATACGCCTCATTAAAATTAAATCCTTCCGAATATATGAATGTTATTAAGTTAAAAACTGCTTCATTATTTAGCTTATCTGCTGTATTAGGTGTGATAGCTGCAAAGAATAATAATTTGGTAGACAATGCAGAATTTTATGGTGATAAATTAGGTATAGCTTATCAACTAGCCGATGATATTGGGGATTATTATTCATATCTTATAGGAAAAAAAGAAAAACTTGATCCAGGAGAAGTCTTATTTGAAAAATACATAATGCATAGATACCCTATTAGTGAGAGGGGGGATGAAATAATAAAAAATGGAATGAATATATTGAATGATGTAGTAAATGAGGCATCAAATGCAATAGTTGAATTGCCGGAATCAAAACAAAAATCAATGTTATCAAGAATACCATACTTCATGGTTAACAAGATGTTAGAAAGTGTTGGACTTACTTTAAAAAGGTTTTAACTATAGGTTTCTGTTTATTAATTTTAAATAAGCCTTTCAGAAATATTTTCGTCCTCTTTACAAGAGATCCCATCTTTGAGAGCACGGTAGTTTGCATAAGGAATTAAAAAGAGCTAATAGAAATTAAGAAGTTTAAATATAAATCTAATCCTAGAGGTAAAAAAATATTATTTGCGCAAATTTCTAATAAATATGAGTAAAACTACTTATAGCTAATAAGTTTAAGGTGAAAAGATGGAAAGCTTTAATAAGAAAATGTCATTGATAAATTACTTAAAGAATTCAGGATTTATTAAAACAAAGAAAGTGGAAGAAGCTCTTATTAATGTTGACAGAGCTAACTTTGTTTTATCACAATATTTAAGTGAGGCATACGAAGATAAACCATTACCTATAGGTTACGGGCAAACAATTAGCGCCCCAAGTATTGTAGCATATATGACAGAGTTATTAGAAGTTAATGAAGGAAATAAAATCTTAGAAATTGGAACTGGGTCAGGATATCAAACTGCAATACTATCATACCTAGTTAAAGAAAAGGGCTTAATTGTTTCAATAGAAAGAATAAAAGAGTTATCAGAAATGGCTTATAAAAACCTTGAAAGATTAGGTTTGCATAAAAATGTAAAGTTAATTGTTGGAGATGGATCTCTAGGATATGAAGAAGAAAAGCCTTATGACAGAATAATAATAACTGCTGCAACTCCGGTTGTGCCGAAATTTATTAATATGCAATTAAAAAATAATGGTATTGCTATATTACCTTTAGGAACATTAGAGGAACAAAAACTAGCCATAATTAGAAAAGATGAATTTGGAAATATTGAATTGCGTTATGATATCAGTGTAATATTTGTTCCATTAATTGGTTATGAAGGATTTAAATTTGGTAAAGAGGAAACAAATTAAATGTTTCACTCTTCCCTTGTTATGAAGCAGATTATTTTTTAATCATTTTTAAAAAACTTTCTTAATCAAACAAAAAATAATATTATTTTTTAACCCTTAATCTCTTCTTTATCAAAAGAAGTGGGTGAAAAAAATGGGCGCCAGAGTAAAAGTAATTTCAGAAATAGAAAAAATAATGGCTAACATAGAGCAAGTAAGAAATATAGGTGTTATAGCCCATGTAGATCATGGTAAAACAACAACTAGCGATACATTATTAGCAGGAGCAGGAATTATTTCAGAAAGAGTTGCAGGAGATGCTCTGCTTTTAGACTACCTTAACGTAGAAAAAGAAAGAGAAATGACAGTTAAAGCGGCTAATGCAAGCTTATATCATGAATATAATGGAAAACCATACGTCATTAACTTAATTGATACTCCGGGACATGTAGACTTTACAGGTATGGTAACAAGAAGTCTTAGAGTATTGGATGGAGGAATCGTTGTTGTAGATTCAGCGGAAGGCGTTATGACACAAACCGAAACTGTTTTAAGGCAAGCATTAGAGGAAAGGGTTAAACCAGTTTTATTCATTAACAAGGTTGATAGATTAATAAAAGAACTAAAGTTCGGACCTCAGCAAATACAAGAAAGATTTGTAGAAATAATTAAAGATGTTAACAATTTGATTGATATGTATGCTGAGCCTGAATTTAAAAATAAATGGAAAATAAATCCTGCTGAAGGTAATGTTGCATTTGGTAGCGCAAAAGACAAATGGGCTTTAACAGTGCCTGATGCTACAAAGAAGGGCATAACTTTTCAAAATATAATAGATGCATATTCTTCTAATAATAAAGATAAGGTAGTAGAGCTATTTAAGAAGGCACCTATTTGGGATGCATTATTAAATATGGTAGTAAAGTTTATACCAAATCCTAAAGAAGCACAGAAGTATAGAATACCAAAGATATGGAAGGGAAATCTTGATTCAGATTTAGGTAAGGCTATGATGGAATCAGATCCAAACGGGCCTCTAGTATTTTATGCAAATGCTATTAAGGTAGAAAAAGCCGGAATTGTAGCAACTGGTAGAGTATTTTCAGGTACGTTAGAGCCTGGTAAAGAAGTTTACATCGTTTCGAGTGATCGTACTGGGAGAATTTTACAGGTAAGCCTATATATGGGGCCATTTAGAGAATTAACAGCTAAGATTCCCGCAGGTAACATAGGTGCATTGATGGGTATAGAAGGCCTAAAGTCTGGAGAAACACTTGTTGAAGTATCATACAAATCACAAGCTGCACCATTCGAGCAACTTCATTATATTAGTGAACCTGTAGTAACATCAGCTATAGAACCAGCAAAATTACAAGATTTGCCGAAAATGATAGACGCTCTTAAAAAGTTAACATTAGAGGATCCAAATTTGGTAGTGAAAATTAATGAAGAGACAGGAGAATATCTAATATCAGGTATGGGGCAACTTCATTTAGAAATAGCTATGTGGATGCTGAAGGAATTATATGGGGTAGAAGTAAAGGCTACGCCACCAATAGTTGTTTATAGAGAATCTGTTAAACAGAATAGTAAGGTGTTTGAAGGAAAGAGCCCTAATAAGCACAATAGATTCTACATAAGTGTAGAGCCATTAAACGATGAGACAATTGATTTGATCCATAAGGGTCTTGTTAATGAAGATCAAGATGCTAAGGATAGAGCAAAAATATTAAGAGATAAAGCAAACTGGGATTATGATGAGGCTAGAAAAATATGGTCTATTGATGAAAATATAAACATATTTATTGATGCAACATCAGGTGTTCAATATCTAAAAGAAGTGAAGGATACAATATTAGGTGGATTTAGGATAGCGGTAAAAGAAGGACCATTGGCAGCAGAGCCTGTAAGAGGTCTCAAAGTTGTACTTCATGATGCTGAAATACACGAAGATCCAGTCCACAGAGGTCCAGGTCAGATATATCCTGCTGTTAGAAATGCTATATGGGCTGCTATGTTGACATCAAAACCAACATTACTTGAACCAATACAGAAACTAGAAATTAAAGTTCCCATGGATTACTTAAGCCCAGTAACTTCAATAGTAACAAAGAAAAGAGGAAAGATATTGGATGTTAAACAATCAGGATTGCAAGCAATTGTAACAGCAGAGATACCAGTTGCAGAGAGCTTTGATATATCTCAAGAATTAAGAGGGTCAACAGCAGGTAAAGCGTTTTGGGGAACGGAGTTTAGCAGGTGGGCTCCAGTTCCAGATTCGTTATTAGACGATTTGATTAAGAAAATAAGAGAGAGGAAAGGATTACCTCCAAGACCACCGAAACTAGAAGATCTGTTAGGGCCTTAACCCTAATAGACTATTTTAATAAATTTTATAGACTTCAAGTTTTCATATTTTCTTGATTTTATATTTATATAATCATCTTCTATAACAAGGCCTTGACGATACATTACTAAGGCGCATCTCTCAGTAACAACTGAAGATGCCAATCCTCCTTCGGATAGCAAATCAAGTCCACTATTGATATCTGGTAAAGAGAATCCGCAATGTCCATTAGGATGAGAATGCATGTTATATGCTACCTTAATAAATGGTATTTTTACCTTTAGTGTTTCTCCCTCCAATATAGAAAGATAACCATTGTAATCGTAAAGGAATAAATATTCTATATTTGATGAGGTGGTTTTTTGAGTAAAAGAATTTATTATACTTAGATCTGTATGGAATGGGATATAAGGAATAAAATCATATAAATCTTTAATGCTTATGTAGTTCTTTAGATTTGTATCATTTTTAATAATAATTTTTTTATCATTTATCTCCTCTATATGATCTTTAAAATCCCATGGTGTATTGATTTTGAGATCTATAACATTATCTTTTAACTTTTTTAAGAGATAGTCAATATCTTTTATTTTATAATCTATTTTAGCATCAAATAAATTATAATTATCATCATAGGTATCTTCTATTTTCAATATTATTTTATTTATAATTGATAATATTAAGGAACCATTAGTTATTCTAGTTTCTTGATATTTTTTGTTCATGTTATCACCAAATTTTAAAATTTATGGTTGTTATCATAACAATTAGCTCCCCACCGTTTTTAAGTTCTTCAATTAAATTTCTATCAAGATCTGCAGCTGCTTTATTACTTTTTATTAGAGCAGTTGCAGGTTCTATATAATTACTTTTTCTAAATATTATTTTGGTTTCATTATTAAGGATTAGATTACTATCGCCGTATCCTATCAAGCTATCGCAATTTTTCTTTGAACAAAAAACAACTAATATCATATTACCTTTCTTTATATCTTCTTTAAGCCACTTTGGAAAATCATTTAATGATACTTCTGATTTAATTCCTATTATACAATCCCCCCTTGTTGTCAAATAGTCATCTTTAGTAATTTCTATAGTTGTTTTATGAGTTGCTCTTACATTTTTATGGCCATATGCTTTAAACGTAAACCATCTAGATATGAACTCTTTTTCCTGCAAGTTATCAATCCTTACTATAATAGTTTTCTAGACTACTATTTCCTTTAGCATCTTTTTTATATGGTAACTTAATCAATTCTTTAATTTTTGAGGCCTTCTTTTCTCCGATTATGTTTGCAAGCTCCGATAAACTTGAGTTAAAAAATTTTTCTAGAGATCCAAAATGCTCTAATATTTTTTCAGCACTTTTTTCTCCTATTCCTGGAAATGATTGCAAAATGTAAAGTTGCCATTGCCTATTATCATTTATCTTAGGTTTCTTGAGTATTGGAGACTCATTAACCTCTTTAGAGGGCTCAGATTTTCTTGCTATTGATTCTATGTATTCCGCTGTTGAGAGTTGATCTAAGCTCCATAAGACTTTGACTTTATATTCTAATACTAATGAAATTAATGCAGATTGAATCTGCTTTTCCCTATTTTTATAGAAGAGAAGGGATTTTCTGAAGTCACCCTCCACAATATATATTATATTATTATATTTTGATGACATTTTTTTAGCCTGTTCAAATAGTCTACCATCAAATAATGACTTTACAAAATCATTAGAGCTCTTCCTTTCTATAATTATGTTGTCCGGTATTAGATAATCTCCCTCTTCTAGTTGCCTCCTAATAACCATTAATCCTAATGATTCTAGTATTTTCGGAACTCCAGAAGCTTCTTCTCTCGAATCTGCATAAACCCTATATTTTTTTGTTTCCATAACTCTATCCACTTTCTTTGCATATACCATTTATTAAATTAACTAAATAACTGAAAAATTTTTCTTTTTCTATTGGTTTTTTATTTTTGATAGTAACTATAGAAGCTCCAATATGTCCTCCACCTTCTCCATTATATTTATCTGCAACAATTCTTGCAATATTAGAGGCATCTATTCCCTTTGAGATCGCTTTATCTGAAATTCTTATTGAAATCCTTATATCTTCACCTTCTTTATACTTAATAGTGAATGCAACATCAGCACCATTTTGTATTAATGTCCTAGATACTATTGATTCATAAGAACCTATTTCTGTCACTACAGCTATTAGATCTTTACAAACTTTTCCAATTATTGCTCTAGAAAAACCCTTAAGTTTAGCCATTTTAATTGAAAAATCTTCTTCAATTCCTTTGATGATTTTATAGTAAATAGAAATCGCTTTTTTATAATCACCATTTTTCATTAAATAAAGTAGCGATTCTAATGTACTTTTGCTTGCTCTTTCCAATCTATTACTATCAAATAAAATTCCTAATATACCTAATGTTGATATATTTTCATCAAGATTAATGGTTAATTTACTTGCAAAGGAGGAAACTATTTCGGTAGTTGAAGAAGCATCGTCATCTATATAATACAGTTTTGATATCTGGAAAATCTTTCCCTCACGATGATGATCTATTACTATTAAAGGAATATTTTTATTTGAAATTAAATTTGATACTTGTTCAATCCCTGCATTATCTAATAAAATAAGTTTGTCATAATTAAAATCACATTTTTTTATTTCTATATTTATCTCCTTTAAAGCAATAATAGATTCTTTTGAGAGACCTTGTTTTAGATCAATACAACATTTTTCATTATATCTTTTGCATAATTCATAGGTAATTAATGAAGATGCAATTGCATCTAAATCGGCATTTGAATGAAAAGAAATCCCTATATTTCCATTTTTTAATTCATTAATAAAATCATTTAAAAAATTATTTGTATTCGTCTTTATCAATATGATTTACCTATTTTAACTCCCTGCTCCGCCAATACCTGTTTTAGTTTGTGTGCCTCCAATACCAGATAATAGCTGTCTTAGCTCGATTGTAATTTTATCTATTTGCTCCTTTATCATTGTTTCTTGATTTTTGAGTGCCTTAATCTTTAATTCTAGATCTTCTTTTCTTGTTTCTAGTTCCTTTTGTAGATCTTCTTTTCTGCTTTTTACTAATACAAACCCTGTCATTTTATATAATTCTGCATCAGGTCCCAATGATTGTAATTTTTCTAATACTTTTTCTATTTCTCCTAAAGAAGATTCAGCATTTATTCTTTCTTGTACAACAACATTATATGAGTCTCTTAATTGCAAATACTTATTATATTTAGCCTCAGCCTCAGGTGGAACTCTTTCTACCAATTTTCTCCCCAATGTTTGTGTAATAGGCCTTCCTTTTATTTTTACAAGAATTTGAAAGCCTTGCTCTAAAAAGATTTTCTAATACCTTCTTATTATAATAATTTAAAGTAATGATATTTATCCACTTCTTGATTAAGAGGTATGAGATAGCGTGATAAAACACTTAGCAATAACAATCAACAACTCTTAAGACTCCTAACTTATGAAGTGAAGTTTAGAAAATGATAGTGTTTTTTAATTATTTTTAATATTCTAACATGATGAATGTAATCATAATTATGAGGATAATAATAAATTACTCTAGTAGATCCTTTAATGTAGAAGAAATCAATTATTCATGCACTAAAGTTTTTCAAATTTTTATAATTTCTTATTGTTAACTGGGGAGTTAACAGTAATTTTTTTGATTTTGCATAACTCAAAAGAGGCAGTTATGCGAACTCCTCCATCTCGTTTCTCCTTCATCAAGTAGTAAATTGTGTTGTTAGCTTCGTCTATAGTATCATTGATTAGTAATACCACAGATGGCATTTATTTTGTATTATAGAAATATAAATTAATTAAATAAAAAATAAATAATTTTAAACTTTAATTGTATGGTTAAAAAAAGTGAAATTAAAAATAACTATACAGAGTAAAGGCAAAAAGAATAAATAAAACTCCTAATACTTATTTGATACGTGAAGGGTGGATTTAATTTGTCTATTGCCTATAATCCGTTAGTGATAGCAGCAAACTCAATGATTATAGTTCCTGCTATAGTATTATTATTATTAGTTGCTGTTATTTACCTTTTAAAATGGCTTTTAAGAGCCAGTCCAGAGATTGAAAAAACAGAGCCATATAAGAAAATACCATTTGAGTCAGCAAATCCTCCTAAGGGTGTAGGTAAAGGCAAGGTATCATTTCAATATTTTGGTTATTTGGTAATGTTTTTAGCTATGGAACCAGCTGTAGTACTTCTAACGTTTATAAGTATTGTTCCTAGAACATTAATATTTCACGCAATTTTATTATACTTAATATTGATTTTAGTATTTGCACCTTTGTTAGCATATGCAGCATATGAGTCCAAAAGAATTAAAAATTGGATTTTGGATTAAGGTGATTTATTATGAGTAAAAATGAAAAAGGAAATGGAGAGGAAAAAGGTAAGGTTTATTTAGCAGATTTAGATACGGTAGCGGAAGAAGCAAAGCAAATGCTTTTAAAAGGAACAGTTGGTAAAATGGTTGATTGGGCTAATGCCTTTAGCTTATGGCCAGTCCATTTAATGACAAGTTGTTGCGGATGTGAAATAGGTGCTGCATGGGGTCCAAGATTTGATAATGAAAGATATGGATCACTCCCTTGGGTTTCACCAAGGCAGACTAATTTAATTATAGTTGAAGGCACAGTTACCAAAAAAATGGCTTGTTCAGTTAGAATTACATGGGATCAAATGCCATATCCAAAGTTTGCAGTAGCTATGGGTGCATGTTCTTTGGATGGAGGTATATTTTATAATAG includes:
- a CDS encoding NADH-quinone oxidoreductase subunit B is translated as MSKNEKGNGEEKGKVYLADLDTVAEEAKQMLLKGTVGKMVDWANAFSLWPVHLMTSCCGCEIGAAWGPRFDNERYGSLPWVSPRQTNLIIVEGTVTKKMACSVRITWDQMPYPKFAVAMGACSLDGGIFYNSYNIVRPWQVIPIDVYIPGCPPRPEAVSRAIVELQKLLRNKSIASKWITESKREDMKNIIPKEDLCGWRGEKVDLHTRFT
- a CDS encoding prefoldin subunit beta — protein: MVERVPPEAEAKYNKYLQLRDSYNVVVQERINAESSLGEIEKVLEKLQSLGPDAELYKMTGFVLVKSRKEDLQKELETRKEDLELKIKALKNQETMIKEQIDKITIELRQLLSGIGGTQTKTGIGGAGS
- the ndhC gene encoding NADH-quinone oxidoreductase subunit A, translated to MSIAYNPLVIAANSMIIVPAIVLLLLVAVIYLLKWLLRASPEIEKTEPYKKIPFESANPPKGVGKGKVSFQYFGYLVMFLAMEPAVVLLTFISIVPRTLIFHAILLYLILILVFAPLLAYAAYESKRIKNWILD
- a CDS encoding DHH family phosphoesterase → MIKTNTNNFLNDFINELKNGNIGISFHSNADLDAIASSLITYELCKRYNEKCCIDLKQGLSKESIIALKEINIEIKKCDFNYDKLILLDNAGIEQVSNLISNKNIPLIVIDHHREGKIFQISKLYYIDDDASSTTEIVSSFASKLTINLDENISTLGILGILFDSNRLERASKSTLESLLYLMKNGDYKKAISIYYKIIKGIEEDFSIKMAKLKGFSRAIIGKVCKDLIAVVTEIGSYESIVSRTLIQNGADVAFTIKYKEGEDIRISIRISDKAISKGIDASNIARIVADKYNGEGGGHIGASIVTIKNKKPIEKEKFFSYLVNLINGICKESG